The genomic region tcatttatttaaatactttacaaaattatttcaaaaatgatTTATCATTTCTCCGTCATTACAATTTACTACTTATTCCACCATTCACATATATCACActtattcacaatttaattcacttttattccattcatatatatatttttaattcattttccaatcgaattcatgtacaattcaatatcaatattcatctattttttaatactaaacatattattcaaaattcaacaattactattaataaattcaataccaatacgtatttatcattcaattcatcGTGATGCTTAcctcaatttgcttatcatgtatattaatttaaattttaacaattaataattaaattgaattatggtaatactaaccgaatttctctcgagtcactccttgtccactttctcctttcctttctcggacaatgactcgtacgacattagctacgtaattaaacaattaaaatcattaatacacaatttcattaaaatatttccgtatacctaaattttacccaaattctaatttaatcccttatcaatactaattttatttttccattctaACTCtatattctctcttaattcttactataaactcagtttaattcttcaatttccccataaatccctaatttcgggattctttcaatttaatccctatcaattcaaaacttatattttattttacaaatcaatcttttactaacttctaacttaaaattcaatcattttaacctctagttcatcaattaattcaacataacTCATGTCTAACAAtctactaactttcaaaatatcaacataaatcaagtagtatttatctctaggattccaaaaactcaaaaattataagaaaaaggcttaatttgacttaccaattgagcttggaaccttaaaaccttaaatttccctttttctttttctttttctttctttctttctttctttccttccttctctGCCCGTTTTGCTCTCTGTTTCTTTCTCTGTTTCGTCTcttctattctgtttcttttctttttttttctattctttcttttgttttatgtatatatatataatataatataatatattaataatataatataaaacataatcattactataatataataatatttttttaacacataaaaatctcagatttttatgcttatgccgcctcaactttggaaaaaggcataattgcctatttggtccttttaacttttctttaatctataattaaacttttatccctattgcaatttaatccttttcataattaaccatcgaaacgttaaaatttcttaactaaactttaatactaccctattaacactcgtaaatatttataaaaatatttacggctcgattatgatatcgaggtctcgatacctcgctttttacccaatttacctaataatttcttttaaatcacaaaattcactcatttaaaatatttctaaaatcaagtgaacttataattattaattaataaatttttctaacgttttcatcggatttagtgatctcaaatcactattctgacactactgaaaattgggttgttacaatccgcatttcttctttcaaaatcttgtcttatgATTTCTAACTCAGAAGGGATGACTCGCAAATGCTCCTCTGTTGACTGGCGACTTTCCTGACTTACCTTGGGTATATTGTCATTGATTCTCTTACCCCACAATTCATTATACTTAGGAGTTATCATCGGACCCACAGCTAACCCCCTCATTCGGCGAGTTTGTTTCCACGCACTAGAcatcttttgaattttctttttataaccatcatctttgtacgaaaattcacaattagctatcccttgggtcgcaggtataaattgccttgacctatattgccttagcaccaataatggggcataTCCAATAGCTCCACAAACTCCAAGCAGTGGAACCCAATTGAAATTACCGCACATATACAAGATCTCATCTGGTAacaaccaaggagctctccactcaacgtcCTCCTCCTGAAGATTCTGAAGAATTACCATCCATTTCTCCTCCGAAATGTCATCTCTCCTGGGCGTagctactatctcctttagtggtgaataattttcaaagaaaacccgatacgaaaccttatccaccttccaaaagtgactgtaaAACCATGCGAGTAGAAGCTGTGCACATTCAATAAATCTACCATCACCCGTTCTTCGACATGCACTTAATGACCTAAAGGTTTCTGTAAAAATCACCGGAATCAgtgtaaccttcttatcaaGCCGGTCGAATAAATTGGTGACTGCTTCATCCACATACCCCAAGGCTTTGGGGAAGACAACCAAAccgtatatacttaaagcaaagacatctaaCCTCTTTCTCACGTCTAGGTGTgttagaattgcatctttcaaactTCTCCAAGGAATGTATTtactatcccccttttgcttaatccgtgcagcaacccactgctcactcattccTGTTATACTCATtagcttctttgaaaaggttggcacatttaccgctctcgagtagaccctgtccacttgaaactttgaacatcggagtaaagccacatattcctctatcgtaggcaccaaatTGACCTTCCCAAATGTAAAGcagctgtaagcaggattctAGAACTGGGCAAGGGCTtgaaacaaatgcttgtctacctttacatcaagcaaataaggcagaTCCTTATAAAATAGCTGTCTAACCTCATCACTCCACTGaccccagatttccttcaattcttgcaaattgttttgagttacactgatgcgcgtaaagtcccataattctgatACATACTCgtcagccaaactatcacccttttcttactgtgttgtttcagaccaagttcggacagccgcattatcctccactttatcaagaaaccctttttccatgataagctttctatctagcaactgaatatgaaccgacgccttttataatgaaatgaaatgtcatgatatgtaaataaaacacgaaaagtcagtatcatataaacatagaatataatagtaaaataccTACTCagatatctactagggtttagtatagttctacctagggtggattcctaaggttcattatatgaggtttgTCTTCTAGAGCAAGGGTacccgaactagcagattcctcaatcctcacccattataggctcatatggaccgagttcagttcaagggaatacatttccctatggctgcacggagatgaaaatctcacgaagacataggtacggatgtatccaggaagcggtccactaacctgcacggaggtgaaaacctcacgaaggactagtttctcgctcccacttaaaagggtaaaattattcaactcatgtaatgtgtaATGCAAACAATACTTAAATCCATGAATGCAACAGGATACcatgattaaaaaaaaacaaaatcttctcgaccataagacaagaattaatcaactttgtggctcgactctcttatttaaaaaaaaaatccccagcggagtcgccaagctgtcgaaaccattttttattttgagaaaaaaacaaattagttgtcgactttaaaaaaataaaaattgggagtcgccactaatcttttattgaggtgtgattggatcacctaaaaaatagctttggtctacgagttttagaaaaatggatccgggagtctattacgtacgaggaaagattagcaccctcgtaacgcccaaaattggtacctagttaattatttagtgtcttaatgtcgaaaatttaaaaatatgatccttaataaaaacttaaaaaacgttacttattaagactcttgtcatttcggagaaagaaaatgtcacacccaatgcgttagggcacgacattctaattcctcaaaaatgaattagtccaaaatactcgtgtaataaaatttaaaagaatattcatttgtttaagatttataaagaaatcgcagcccaatacgttagggcacaatttctcaaaatcctaaacttggaatattcctttgttattattttttaaaaaaatctttgtctcgagaaatcgatacgtcacatccaatacgttaggatacaacatattaaattcccgataacaagcttttcatttaattttttaattaatgagcaattctcaattgttagatttaacgaagaaaattggaacccaatacgttagggctcaatttccttgaaaatcctaaatacgagtattatctcaattttgaaaattttaaaatcgagtaaaaaatgatgtaatgctacattaagtgtaaaatacaataataaatacaacaaaggcatagaaataaacgaaattaatgtacataaaaaacaatgacatgtaaagtatcaaatgaacaaaatataaatgaaaacataaatcaataagcaaatgaaagaaataaacaaaaaatataaagagaaaaaggtacaaaatatatacatgaaattataaagaataaaagacatacaaatgggtttacatataaaattttggactatagaatttataacaaaatatatataatgcatttacgaaaataaagaaaaatatataaatatacatatatatattataacatatgtgttgaaaatataagtttatatttaagcaaataaaaaacatagacatAATgcgtataaatatataaaaatattcattagaaaagtatctaaatacatacatgtacatatatacaaaagtaaaaaaaattgaaactaaatataaaagtatatatatgtatataaaagttaggaagtaaaataaaacaaaacatatgtataaaatatatataaacatacgtatactatatataaaacaatatatattacataaaaacgaTGCATGCGcatgaatataataataataataacaataataataataatacaagattaatgatgccacataatagtattaatagtattaaaataattaatttaagaataaaaaactaaaataacaaatagaggattaaatagcatcaataatcaaagaccaatgaatttaaaataaagagtataaaataaaaatatatataaggccaaataaaatgtaaacaaatttgaaaataatgaatttgaaaataaataataagggaaaaagagatttgaaatcaacaatatacaaatcaataaattatacacaaatcaacaaaataagaacgcaagagagagagaaatttaaGGAAATACTCTTAAGagttattattactcccaactTCAGTCccttacaatgaagggagaggcctctatttatagttgagccttcCCAAAttcaacggtacagatcaattatatcaacggctaagattaaagggtatctacaaattaaacctctaagattacaaaatcatattttctaagattgcatatattatatctaagattgcatatcatatctaagattacatatccttgaagattatgtttccatatgtgagcccggaCTAAAATTAGGTATTacacaaattaattatcaaactaaaattaaaatattttttttataaattataagagGAGAGAAAAGCCATAAgaaaattggtaaaaaaaattaaagttggaAAGAAAAGCAAAAGCTGTGCGGCTACAATCCAAATTCAAAGTCTTCCTATGTGACTCAAACCAAAAATCAAGCCAAAAgcttatttattcttttttgttttatgcGTAGCTTCGTCCTCACGTTTCcctatataataataatagattatatgatttttttttgtctttcaaGGTAAATCCAATccgtaattaaaatttaaagaaataaaagtaattattaaaatagttttaatgtCCACTTTAATCCACAATTTAAACTTGTTTTCCAAcgcattaaataatattatacttatataaaaaattaccaataatGTATCAAAATCAACAGAATTTatatccaaaaataattaaaatacataacaaaattatataaattaagcatAATATCAACACCTTGAGGAGCTTCTCTCCTCTTAATTTGTATCGTAGTTTAAGGACACAGCAGGTGTTACGTGCATTTACTTTGTTTACCAATGTTAGACTTTCATTTGTTCTGCTTTCAAGAGATGACCGATTCACTTGGAATgaagtgaaaataaaaacacccaaaaattaaaaatcgtaGACAAGAACAAGACTAGATATTTTCAGTGCATCATAAAGCAAACGGAAGTTGACTTTTTGAGAATGAAATAGGTGAAAAGAGACCGGCAATAACTGAAAATGAAACATCTTTTGGTCGGGATCATTTTGTAAGGAAACATCTTTTGTTAGTACACtatgatattttgaataatttacaCCTAGAAAGAGATGTTTTGACATAGAAAATCATTTACAAGATTCAAAGCCAATTTACTTGGAATCCATGACAAAGTGACTGTTGATCTGCATCTACTTGATTGAAATAAACATCTGACGAGCAGCGGTAAGTAGGAATGGAATTGAGCACTGCTTTCTCCATATCCTTAGCTAATCCTCGTTTCACAATGGAGACAATGTAGTTCATGACGACTGAATCACATGGCAACTTTATAGGCCCATCACCTGGCAGTCCAAACTCCTCTTCAGACATCTTGAAGAGTTCAAGAAAACTGCTGTTGCTGAGAAATGCCAAGGGAATCACAAAACATCTCTTATCTATTGTATAGATAGCAAAGCAGCCTTTATCAACTACTGATGATTCATTAGAATGTTTTGCAgcatcaatatatattttactggTTCTTGTTGAAGCGATTCTTTTACTTCCAATGGATGCTATCTTCTGCCACTTTCTTGTCATTCTGATAAGATTCTTTGAGGTAATCATGCTTGTTTCCATTTGTGTTGCGGCCTAAAAtcttagaaaaagaaaaggaaaaagaaggtTGGTTCTTTTATAGTTTCTAGTACTAATGAAGGAAGGAAATTAGCCTGCTATTTATACAGGAGGAACAAATGTTCCTTGAACTGCTGGCCTTGCTTCTATTGGTAATTTCAAAGATGAAGCATGTAATTTCTAGTATTGGAATGCATGTTTACACGTTTCTAGAGATTCTTTCATCGTTAGTTAACACAAATTAGGGAATTGCaagagtgaaatgaaatttctTATGTGCTATAGAATATTGTATTAGTCTTGTTGCTGTAAATTGacaagtaataaaaaaaatgaatcatATGTTTAACAAACTAAACGACATCACATGGTGTACTAAACATTGTCTTGTTGTGGATCCAAAGCCTGTGAACAAAACTATGTAAACAAGAAAACCTGCAGATGACTAAAAGAAGAAGTTATGCTggatttagaaatttaatattactGTAAGACTGATACTAGTTAGTTATTAGTTATGTTAAGATGCCGAACAACGAAAGGACAGGTGGAACCAAcagaacaagaaaaaaattcctTGAAAGGTTCTTTGCTTCTACAGATTTCTCCAATTCCTATCCGAGTTGGTTACATGGTGGATGTACTGTTACTTACTAAGCATGGTTGATGGACTGCAATACTTCATATTAGACATTCTTTTACCTGTTGTCCTTTTCTGGCCAGTGCATTGCTATTCAATTGCTCCTTTCTGATAAATGATGTCACAATTTTATGCTTACCAAATTTCATTCTTTGCCAATTGCAGTCACTAATGCCGGAAATATATTATCCAGAGGTGTCTAGTAGAAGTTTAATGGTTAATACAGATGTGAGGTTACTGGATTCCTATGAAAAATGTGAAATCTTGAAAGtgctttaatattttactttcatatGTATTTGCATTTGGTAGTAGTAGATGGTAGATGGTAACCATGagaaataaactcattttagttaTCAAAAAGGGCAACTGTTTCATGAAGTTAGCATTTTACAACGAACCCTCTTTGGGGCATATAATACAGATGTTTAATAATCATTtacaaatttcttttctttccttttgggGTTGCAGATTGCATATTTTTTCCATGGTAAATATGCTCCGAACCCGCAAACAAGCGATTCTTTTTCAGCATGTCCTTCATGGAAGTGTCATGGGCCGCAGTTCGTTGTAGCCCCATGACAGTAGTATGTACTGCACGATGAGCAGCTATTGCTAGTAATAGAATTGACCACTGCTTTCTCCAAATCTTTAGCTAATCCTCGTCGTACCAACAACACTATGTAACTCATTATGACAGAATCGCACAGGAATGTTAAAGGCCGATTGCTCGACAGCCCGAACTCCTCTTCCGACATCTTGAGGAGTGCCTGGAAAATACTGTTGTTGAGAAATGCCAAAGGAATCAAAAAACGCTTCTTATCCATCGTGTAGGCAACAAAATAGCCTTTACCAACAACTGAAGATTTATTAGAGTTATCTGCATTAGCCATCATTGGGTTATTACTCCTTGGTGAAGTAATTCTTTTCCTTCCAATGGCAACTATCTTGTTCCACTTCCTAGCCATTTTGATGAGCTCCTTTGTGCTAACCATGATTGCTTTCTGACtaagaaataaatgaggtagAGCAAGAAGTTTGAAACGGGAATTCTAATGGTGAGGAGGGGAAGTCATTGTTGTGATATTTATAGATGGCATAAACAAAAACAACTTTATTTGTCCCTTTCATTCCACTGTGAATATCTAAGAAAAAGGGTATAATTATTTCTCTTGGAATTGATGTTCTCGGAGACATATTTTTCACTTGGTTGACAAGTAACTAGGTTTGAGCTCCTCCTCCTAATTTCTGTCTTGTACTTTAAAGACATAGCAGGTGTACAAGTACCGAAAGGTCATATTCCTCTCTCATAACcactaaaatacatataaacaaaaAGATTCTAAACAAGGCTAGATCTATATTAGATCCAGATTTAAAGTTAGTTAAAAAACCAACTTAGTTTCACTGCTAGTTTGTAGAAAAAATCTATTTACTTGGAAAGAAGTGATGAAAACAGCTAAAACAACAAACTTGGGTCCTAGACAAGGTTAACATCTAGTGATTTACACGTGGAGTGATAACCAATGCAAACTGTTAAataagtttttcctttttcaatctCCATATGAATGCTAAAAGACAAAGGCATAAGAGGAGCCAAGGAGATTTATAACAAGAACCTGGATTTGCTGTCTCCGTTGAAATTCtgtttcttgaaaaaaaaatatggcCAGTTTACCTGCTTCTTGCTTGTCATAAAAGATAGTGACGACGAACTGCAATTCGCTTAAATATTTTCAGATtatcaattatgaatttaaaagaaaatggtgAGGATAACAGAGGAAGATATTTCACGGCAGCCAGAAGTTTGGCTTGAAATATCTGGAAAAGGGAACATTTTACCTGTATTGGTCTCGAAGTAATAAACATGGATAACAATGAACCTTTACATTAGCCATCCATGTGTATAACAATATCATTAGCTGAGATAAGATCATATTAACTTCAAAAGATTACAGTGTAATTAATGATGCTAGAAACATATCATGTAACGTTGCAAGATATATGGATATCATTTTAGAACAGAAGCTGCTTTTTCAATTGCATCAAAGATCAAATGGAAGTTAACTTCCTGATATGTTgcaagagttttttttttgaacaacaACACACTATATTTTGCAAGAGTTGCATGTTCATCAAGGGGAAAAAAATGATGtttattacattttacaaaGTTGGTAGGATTTACAAGGAAATATCTTTTGGTATAATACAATATGTTGCTTTGAATAATATATACCTAGAAAGAGATGATGGTATTTGCTCTATTATATACCGGAATCTTTTTACATGTTTCAAAGCCAGTTCACTTAGAATCCACAAACAAGTACTGATTGTTGATCTGCATGTCCTTGATCGGCATAAGTGTCCAATGAACAACTATAAGTAGTAATGAAATTGAGCACTGCTTTCTCCAAATCCTTTGCTAATCCTCGTTTCACAATGGAGACAATGTAATTCATGACAACTGAATCACATGGCAATGTTATAGGCCCATCACTTGGCAGTCCAAACTCCTCTTCAGACATGTTAAACAGTTCACGAAAAACGCTATTGCTGAGAAACGCCAAGGGAATCACAAAACGTTTCTTATCCATTGTGTAGATAGAAAAACAGCCTTTATCAACTATGGATGATTTATTAGAATGATTAGCAGCAGCCATCTTTCTAGTAGGCCTTGTTGAAGCAATTCTTTTCCTTCCAATGGATGCCATCTTCTGCCACTTTCTTGTC from Gossypium raimondii isolate GPD5lz chromosome 1, ASM2569854v1, whole genome shotgun sequence harbors:
- the LOC105785962 gene encoding auxin-responsive protein SAUR68, coding for MITSKNLIRMTRKWQKIASIGSKRIASTRTSKIYIDAAKHSNESSVVDKGCFAIYTIDKRCFVIPLAFLSNSSFLELFKMSEEEFGLPGDGPIKLPCDSVVMNYIVSIVKRGLAKDMEKAVLNSIPTYRCSSDVYFNQVDADQQSLCHGFQVNWL
- the LOC105787052 gene encoding auxin-responsive protein SAUR64, with the protein product MVSTKELIKMARKWNKIVAIGRKRITSPRSNNPMMANADNSNKSSVVGKGYFVAYTMDKKRFLIPLAFLNNSIFQALLKMSEEEFGLSSNRPLTFLCDSVIMSYIVLLVRRGLAKDLEKAVVNSITSNSCSSCSTYYCHGATTNCGP
- the LOC105787053 gene encoding auxin-responsive protein SAUR68, which translates into the protein MITSKKLMRMTRKWQKMASIGRKRIASTRPTRKMAAANHSNKSSIVDKGCFSIYTMDKKRFVIPLAFLSNSVFRELFNMSEEEFGLPSDGPITLPCDSVVMNYIVSIVKRGLAKDLEKAVLNFITTYSCSLDTYADQGHADQQSVLVCGF